A genomic region of Halichondria panicea chromosome 5, odHalPani1.1, whole genome shotgun sequence contains the following coding sequences:
- the LOC135335830 gene encoding uncharacterized protein LOC135335830 isoform X6: protein MSDNLAKQLYLASRDGCDQEVLELLQRGAPPDSIDCYTRWQGGYIPLHKACAYNRLRIAELLIKFGAIVTAADNGGWTPLHSACYNNSKDTAKLLLEHHCPTDIKNSGGQTAAHWARLKGYRALADYVEEFQPGPRDPLPSYPTLEQLSQLECDQWLQLGVRLGLSNDQLETIKESQHPTAATLQAAKIKNIDMQWKDIVEALVSVGEYKLAESVCTQQGEGESTLSVSAFYGWLDWVKRLVETVGLNPKGENGTVNKAGDTPLSLACANGHLDTVKYLVNEHHCDPGTVNKAGDTPLSLACANAGHLDTVKYLVNEHHCDPRKPVNKAGDTPLSLAYQNRHLETIKYLAQEHQCDPKFAVNEAGDTPLSLECYRGNLEMVKALINKHVDPNKLVNKAGDTPLSLACANGHLDTVKYLVNEHHCDPRKPVNKAGDTPLSLAYQNRHLETIKYLAQEHQCDPKFAVNEAGDTPLSLECYRGNLEMVKALINKHVDPNKLVNKAGDTPLSLACANGHLDTVKYLVNEHHCDPRKPVNKAGDTPLSLAYQNRHLETIKYLAQEHQCDPKFAVNEAGDTPLSLECYRGNLEMVKALINKHVDPNKLVNKAGDTPLSLACANGHLDTVKYLVNEHHCDPRKPVNKAGDTPLALAYQNRHLETIKYLAQEHQCDPKFAVNKAGDTPLSLECSHGNLDIVKALINKHVDPNKPVNKAGDTPLSLAYKGGHWEVVKYLAITHHCDATSVLLLAVKHNQNAIVEILLVESHSDPNVTDKEGKTPLNLSNDPEIIKLLLKHGAKAANVYKKHSKLIRKLSSERPPHLPLSVLIIGDGGVGKSTLLKSILSSKGFWSLFQKARPVDDVDARTVGIIPYEIYTKEFGRIIYFDFAGQKEFYTSHCAILENAVQTSPPIIILCAKLVESEQAIIDSMYRWLTLVQNQCTNLKGKAHVIVVGSHADQVKKMGEDPQAKESIFAPIIKQFPKFEITEFIPIDCRFADSSDMNIVRKRIQKSSAILRSPETISLNAHTFYIYLAENFKHKLAVSLKVVQQRIHSDLDQTHESEKMADILSFIPTTLNHLVDICTQLSKVGLLLFLYNKSSYENSFLICDSKKLLSDVTGTVFAPEHFRQHCKLASSTGVVPLSKFEEAFSNYDTEMLIAFMTHLELCFEIKDKQVLEYIQKMEPDLDDTRYLFFPGLIRIETPERVWEEDPSMSYHFGWILETSQNTHFYDPRCLQVLILRIVFTFGLAPASKVLHDIPSLQKFCSVWKSGICWCNDDGIITHLELCNNKSFTIKIRSEVLTPESLAHRSKVVSKVLETVKDVCPNIVVVESLINPQEVVSHPLKPSSELTLFSVRDLAAAVISQKEAVKSVHRPLSLKRLLQFEPYAGLDLNTLQCIHSDKNVMKDEKISNTFIYHFTSQISDPNSILMYRQMLSQSQASNVNIQSVRPKQEVVQALETWRSETEGTYSCLRETLNKYSVFAGRNPLDLAGVAHDDIDPSVFSISGDELTDHQIPSTPTLASGELSIDMNQKSTIREHNDTVSVVKTPSSDEGSLSSERLQHSAALVQRLGATSAGTGDSQLHRRGSSDLSALRNIVDTAITGQLEYQMKYGDAHIQDPGTTSVYELMVKHGVTDEQLDREIEQGDLAPVAMHFDNVELYLNPLKLNGNEQADVWRETYLSRSNQVAVITCLSIWRGHEPSEATFRALIRILLDLRKEELATRICQYLADGNGQVYTQRADKSADLKPDIMCEGSLSSERLQYSADLVQRVGATISSSTCEVHTRRGLSANRVTLQDLVSRYSLTDKQLNSEIGDSDIPYLAEHFNGVKSAMGLTPAQQADVNRLYCNEGTQVAMTECLILWKRHDPFAATYKALLELLLGLRKDEIADDICQHLSQ from the exons ATGAG TGACAACCTTGCTAAACAACTCTACCTGGCTAGTCGTGATGGTTGTGACCAAGAAGTGCTTGAGCTGCTACAGAGAGGAGCTCCACCTGACAGCATTGACTGCTACACTAGATGGCAGGGTGGATACATTCCACTACACAAGGCATGTGCTTACAACCGTCTCCGCATTGCAGAATTACTCATCAAGTTTGGAGCCATTGTAACTGCTGCAGATAATGGTGGTTGGACCCCCTTACACTCGGCATGTTACAACAACAGTAAGGACACTGCTAAGCTGTTACTGGAGCACCACTGTCCCACAG ATATCAAGAACAGTGGTGGACAGACTGCTGCTCATTGGGCCAGATTGAAGGGGTACCGTGCCTTAGCTGACTATGTGGAGGAGTTCCAGCCTGGACCTAGAG atCCTCTGCCCTCGTACCCAACACTGGAACAGCTGAGTCAGCTGGAATGTGACCAATGGCTTCAACTTGGTGTTCGCTTGGGATTGAGCAATGACCAACTGGAAACCATAAAGGAGAGCCAACACCCCACAGCAGCAACTCTCCAGGCAGCCAAAATCAAGAATATTGACATGCAGTGGAAGGATATTGTGGAAGCTCTAGTGAGCGTTGGAGAGTACAAGTTGGCAGAGAGTGTGTGCACTCAGCAAG GGGAAGGTGAGAGTACTCTGTCAGTGAGTGCATTCTATGGCTGGCTGGACTGGGTCAAGCGTCTTGTGGAAACTGTGGGCCTCAATCCAAAAGGTGAAAATG gtacagtcaacaaggctggtgacactccactctctctggcctgtgctaatggccacttggacactgtcaagtatcttgtgaacgagcatcattgtgatccgggtacagtcaacaaggctggtgacaccccactctctctggcctgtgctaatgCAGGCCACTTGGACACTGTCAAGTACCTTGTGAAcgagcatcattgtgatcctagaa agccagtcaacaaggctggtgacactccactctctctggcctaccAAAACAGACACTTGGAGACTATCAAATATCTTGCTCAAGAACATCAGTGTGACCCAAAAT TTGCAGTGAATgaggctggagacactcctctctccctTGAGTGTTACCGTGGTAACCTGGagatggtcaaggctctcatcaacaagcatgttgatccaaata AGctagtcaacaaggctggtgacactccactctctctggcctgtgctaatggccacttggacacagtcaaaTATCTTGTGAACGAacatcattgtgatcctagaa agccagtcaacaaggctggtgacactccactctctctggcctaccAAAACAGACACTTGGAGACTATCAAATATCTTGCTCAAGAACATCAGTGTGACCCAAAAT TTGCAGTGAATgaggctggagacactcctctctccctTGAGTGTTACCGTGGTAACCTGGagatggtcaaggctctcatcaacaagcatgttgatccaaata AGctagtcaacaaggctggtgacactccactctctctggcctgtgctaatggccacttggacacagtcaaaTATCTTGTGAACGAacatcattgtgatcctagaa agccagtcaacaaggctggtgacactccactctctctggcctaccAAAACAGACACTTGGAGACTATCAAATATCTTGCTCAAGAACATCAGTGTGACCCAAAAT TTGCAGTGAATgaggctggagacactcctctctccctTGAGTGTTACCGTGGTAACCTGGagatggtcaaggctctcatcaacaagcatgttgatccaaata AGctagtcaacaaggctggtgacactccactctctctggcctgtgctaatggccacttggacacagtcaaaTATCTTGTGAACGAacatcattgtgatcctagaa agccagtcaacaaggctggtgacactccACTCGCTCTGGCCTACCAAAACAGACACTTGGAGACTATCAAATATCTTGCTCAAGAACATCAGTGTGACCCAAAAT TTGCAGTGAATAAGGCTGGAGATACTCCTCTCTCCCTCGAGTGTTCCCATGGTAACCTGGATATAGTCAAGGCTCTCatcaacaagcatgttgatccaaata agccagtcaacaaggctggtgacactccactctctctggcctacaaAGGTGGACACTGGGAAGTTGTCAAGTATCTTgccatcactcatcactgtgatGCAACAA GTGTCCTCTTGCTAGCAGTAAAGCATAatcagaatgcaatagttgaGATTCTATTGGTAGAAAGCCATAGCGATCCGAATGTAACCGACAAAGAAGGCAAGACACCTCTCAATTTGTCCAACGACCCTGAGATCATAAAGCTCCTCTTGAAACATGGAGCCAAGGCTGCCAATGTCTACAAGAAACACAGCAAGCTCATCAGAAAGCTCTCCTCCGAGCGACCCCCCCACCTTCCTCTGTCTGTGCTCATTATTGGTGATGGTGGCGTGGGGAAGAGCACTCTGTTGAAGTCCATTCTGAGCTCAAAAGGGTTTTGGTCTCTATTCCAGAAGGCAAGACCAGTCGATGACGTCGATGCGAGGACAGTGGGGATAATACCGTACGAAATATACACCAAAGAGTTTGGGAGAATCATCTACTTTGATTTTGCGGGCCAGAAAGAGTTTTACACGAGCCACTGTGCCATTCTGGAGAATGCTGTTCAAACCTCACCACCCATCATTATCCTCTGTGCTAAGCTTGTAGAAAGTGAGCAGGCGATTATTGATTCCATGTATCGTTGGTTGACCCTCGTCCAAAACCAGTGCACCAATCTGAAAGGCAAAGCACACGTGATAGTAGTTGGTAGCCATGCCGACCAGGTGAAGAAAATGGGAGAAGATCCACAAGCCAAAGAGAGCATCTTTGCCCCCATTATCAAGCAATTCCCAAAGTTTGAGATCACAGAGTTCATTCCAATAGATTGCCGCTTTGCTGATTCGAGTGATATGAATATCGTGAGAAAGCGGATTCAGAAAAGCTCTGCTATTCTCCGCTCTCCAGAAACCATCAGCCTGAATGCTCACACCTTTTACATCTACCTTGCTGAGAACTTTAAACATAAACTTGCTGTTTCATTGAAGGTTGTTCAACAACGAATACACAGCGATCTAGACCAAACACATGAGTCAGAGAAAATGGCAGACATCCTTTCCTTTATTCCGACCACCCTCAACCATCTAGTTGATATCTGTACCCAGTTAAGCAAGGTGGGGCTTCTGCTATTTCTTTACAACAAATCCTCATATGAAAATTCCTTTCTGATCTGTGACTCTAAAAAATTACTCTCTGATGTCACTGGGACAGTATTTGCTCCTGAGCACTTTCGTCAGCACTGCAAACTCGCCTCAAGCACTGGAGTGGTGCCTTTGTCCAAGTTTGAAGAAGCTTTCAGTAACTACGACACTGAAATGCTGATTGCTTTCATGACACATTTAGAGCTGTGCTTTGAGATCAAAGACAAGCAAGTTCTAGAGTACATTCAGAAGATGGAGCCAGACCTAGACGACACTCGCTACCTCTTCTTTCCCGGGCTCATCAGGATAGAAACTCCCGAGCGTGTATGGGAGGAAGACCCTTCCATGAGCTACCACTTTGGATGGATACTCGAAACCTCTCAGAACACACATTTTTACGATCCTCGCTGCCTTCAAGTCCTCATTCTTAGAATAGTGTTCACGTTTGGCCTTGCCCCTGCTAGCAAAGTACTGCATGATATcccttccctgcagaaattCTGCTCTGTGTGGAAGAGTGGGATCTGCTGGTGCAACGATGATGGGATTATCACACACCTCGAGCTTTGTAACAATAAATCTTTCACTATTAAAATACGATCTGAAGTTCTTACACCCGAGAGCCTTGCCCATCGCTCCAAGGTAGTCAGTAAGGTTCTCGAAACAGTGAAAGATGTTTGTCCCAATATTGTGGTTGTGGAATCACTGATCAATCCACAGGAAGTTGTCAGTCATCCTCTAAAACCTTCCTCAGAGCTCACTCTGTTTAGTGTTAGAGATCTTGCTGCAGCTGTCATCTCTCAAAAAGAAGCTGTGAAATCCGTTCATCGCCCTCTCTCACTGAAACGCCTTCTCCAGTTTGAGCCGTACGCTGGTTTGGACCTCAACACTCTACAGTGTATTCACAGTGACAAGAATGTCATGAAAGATGAGAAAATTTCGAACACATTCATTTATCATTTCACTAGTCAAATTTCCGATCCAAACAGTATTCTCATGTATAGACAAATGTTGAGCCAATCTCAAGCTTCTAATGTCAACATTCAGTCGGTCCGTCCCAAacaggaggtggtccaggCCCTTGAGACATGGAGGAGTGAGACTGAGGGAACTTACAGCTGTCTGAGGGAGACTCTCAACAAGTACAGCGTCTTCGCTGGGAGAAACCCTCTG GACCTAGCTGGTGTGGCTCATGATGATATTGATCCCTCTGTGTTTAGTATCAGTGGAGATGAGCTAACG GATCACCAGATACCCTCTACCCCTACCTTAG CGTCAGGTGAACTCTCCATTGATATGAATCAGAAGTCAACGATTAGAGAACACAATGATACTGTCTCTGTTGTGAAGACGCCATCATCAG ATGAGGGGTCCCTGTCATCAGAAAGACTCCAACACTCAGCAGCTCTGGTCCAGAGACTAGGAGCTACATCAGCTGGTACTGGGGACAGTCAACTccatagaagag GTTCTAGTGATTTGTCTGCTCTAAGGAACATTGTAGACACTGCAATCACTGGACAACTGGAGTACCAAATGAAGTATGGAGATGCTCACATACAG GATCCAGGGACTACCAGCGTCTATGAGTTGATGGTCAAGCATGGAGTCACTGACGAGCAGTTGGATAGAGAGATTGAACAAGGCGATCTTGCTCCAGTAGCTATGCACTTTGATAATGTGGAGCTCTACCTCAACCCACTGAAGTTGAATGGAAATGAACAAGCTGATGTGTGGCGAGAGACTTATTTAAGTAGAAGCAATCAAGTAGCAGTGATCACCTGTTTGTCAATCTGGAGGGGTCACGAACCCAGCGAAGCAACCTTCAGAGCACTGATTAGGATCTTATTGGATCTGAGGAAGGAAGAGCTAGCTACCAGGATTTGTCAGTACTTG GCTGATGGTAACGGTCAAGTTTATACTCAAAGAGCTGATAAATCTGCTGATTTAAAACCAGACATCATGTGTGAGGGGTCCCTGTCATCAGAAAGGCTCCAATACTCAGCAGATCTGGTCCAGAGAGTAGGAGCTACAATATCATCATCAACTTGTGAAGTCCATACTAGAAGAG GACTATCCGCTAATCGAGTTACACTCCAAGATCTTGTGAGCAGATACAGTCTAACTGACAAGCAGCTCAACAGTGAAATAGGGGACTCCGATATTCCCTACCTGGCCGAACATTTCAATGGTGTAAAGAGTGCAATGGGACTGACTCCTGCACAACAGGCCGATGTGAATAGGTTGTACTGTAATGAAGGAACTCAAGTAGCCATGACTGAATGCTTGATTCTCTGGAAAAGACACGATCCTTTCGCAGCAACTTACAAAGCTCTGCTGGAGTTGTTACTGGGACTGAGGAAAGACGAGATAGCTGATGATATCTGTCAGCACTTATCTCAAT ga